A part of Mustela erminea isolate mMusErm1 chromosome 9, mMusErm1.Pri, whole genome shotgun sequence genomic DNA contains:
- the LOC116599461 gene encoding LOW QUALITY PROTEIN: olfactory receptor 51L1-like (The sequence of the model RefSeq protein was modified relative to this genomic sequence to represent the inferred CDS: inserted 1 base in 1 codon) translates to MRTSAPPNDNASFSIFLLTGSPGLEWAHHWISLPIFVGHLVALVSNASILHLVQTDPSLQQPKYYFLDILAVTDLGLCMSTLPSVLGLLWFYVQMVGLVPCVLQQHFLHSSFMESAVLFAMALDHLVAIQFPLHYVSVLTSPRVALARAVLGIHSATITAALSLNLLKFDYCHRGALSHAYCLHQDMIHLACSDTCFNKLYGLCIIMLAIGFDVLFILISYSVILRTVLAIASAKERLKALNTCVLHILAVLCFYVPVLALSIVHRFGHHTSPLVHILMGTISVLFPPLMNXYSIKTQQIRRAILKMVSLGKIQ, encoded by the exons ATGAGGACATCTGCTCCACCAAATGACAATGCGAGCTTCTCTATATTTCTGCTGACAGGCTCCCCAGGCCTGGAATGGGCTCACCACTGGATCTCACTACCCATTTTTGTAGGACACTTGGTGGCCCTCGTCAGTAATGCTAGCATCTTGCATCTGGTACAAACTGACCCTTCTCTCCAGCAGCCCAAGTACTACTTCCTGGACATCCTGGCTGTGACAGATTTGGGTCTGTGCATGTCCACGCTGCCCTCTGTGTTGGGCCTGCTGTGGTTTTATGTCCAGATGGTGGGCCTGGTGCCCTGTGTTCTGCAGCAGCACTTCCTTCACTCCTCCTTCATGGAGTCAGCCGTACTCTTTGCTATGGCCCTGGACCACCTGGTAGCCATCCAGTTCCCACTGCACTATGTATCTGTGCTCACCAGTCCTCGCGTGGCACTGGCCAGGGCTGTGTTGGGCATACACAGTGCCACCATCACTGCAGCCCTCTCACTGAACCTGCTGAAGTTTGACTACTGTCACCGAGGGGCACTCTCTCATGCCTACTGCCTTCACCAGGACATGATCCACCTGGCCTGCTCGGACACATGCTTCAACAAACTCTATGGGCTGTGCATCATCATGCTGGCCATCGGCTTTGATGTCCTTTTCATCCTGATCTCCTACTCTGTCATCCTCCGCACTGTGCTGGCCATCGCCTCTGCCAAGGAGAGGCTAAAGGCCCTCAACACTTGTGTCTTGCACATCCTGGCTGTGCTCTGCTTCTATGTGCCTGTGCTAGCCCTGTCCATCGTGCACAGATTTGGGCACCACACCTCACCCTTGGTGCACATCCTCATGGGCACTATCTCTGTGCTCTTCCCGCCCCTGATGA CCTATAGCATCAAGACCCAGCAGATCCGCAGGGCCATCCTTAAGATGGTTTCACTGGGGAAGATACAGTGA
- the LOC116598294 gene encoding olfactory receptor 51Q1-like, with translation MAEVSNTTRAPFYFILTGIPGFEASHIWISIPFCCLYTISIVGNTTILAVIRTEPCLHQPMYLFLSMLALTDLGLTLTTLPTVMQLLWLNIRKISFEACFAQVFFIHTFSFMESSVLLAMSFDRYVAICRPLHYVTILTSKIIGRIALAIICRCILAVLPSLFLLKRLPFCRSHLLTHSYCLHQDMIRLVCADISINSWYRFALVLLIILMDPLLIVLSYAFILKSILGTASWTERFRALNNCLSHILAVLVLYVPMVGVSMTHRFARHASPLVHVIMANIYLLAPPVMNPIIYSVKTKQIRQGINNLLFKRNMYLR, from the coding sequence ATGGCCGAAGTATCTAACACCACCCGAGCCCCCTTCTACTTCATCCTCACGGGCATCCCTGGATTTGAGGCATCTCACATCTGGATCTCCATTCCCTTCTGCTGCCTCTATACCATCTCCATTGTGGGTAACACCACCATTCTCGCTGTCATCCGCACAGAGCCATGCCTCCACCAGCCCATGTACCTATTTCTCTCCATGCTGGCCCTGACTGACCTGGGCCTCACCCTCACCACCCTGCCCACAGTCATGCAGCTCCTCTGGCTCAACATTCGTAAGATCAGCTTTGAAGCTTGCTTTGCACAAGTATTTTTCATCCATACATTCTCCTTTATGGAATCTTCTGTATTGTTGGCCATGTCCTTtgatcgctatgtggccatctgccgCCCCCTCCATTATGTCACCATCCTCACCAGTAAAATCATTGGCAGGATTGCTTTAGCCATCATTTGCCGCTGCATTCTGGCTGttctcccctcccttttcctaCTCAAGCGCCTGCCCTTCTGCCGCTCCCACCTTCTCACTCACTCCTACTGCCTCCACCAGGATATGATCCGCCTGGTCTGTGCTGACATCTCGATCAACAGCTGGTACAGATTTGCCCTGGTTTTGCTCATTATACTGATGGACCCTCTGCTCATTGTGCTCTCCTACGCATTCATCCTGAAGAGTATCTTGGGCACAGCCTCCTGGACTGAGCGGTTCCGGGCCCTCAATAACTGTCTATCCCACATTCTGGCTGTTCTGGTCCTTTATGTCCCCATGGTTGGAGTATCTATGACTCATCGATTTGCCAGACATGCCTCTCCACTGGTCCACGTCATCATGGCCAATATCTATCTGTTGGCACCTCCTGTGATGAACCCCATCATTTACAGTGTAAAGACGAAGCAGATCCGCCAGGGAATCAACAACCtccttttcaaaagaaatatgtaCTTAAGATGA
- the LOC116599798 gene encoding olfactory receptor 51I1-like encodes MFNSSKFNPKYFLLTGLPGLEALYPWFIFPFCSIYLVAFVGNSLVLAVIRKNTILHQPMYLFLAMLAFAELGVSASTMPTVLGIFLFGANEICFEACLLQMFSIHSFSIMESGVLLAMSVDRFVAIYKPLRYNAILTRSRIAAAGATLGLKSVILMFPLPFLLKRLPFCGHNVLSHSYCLHSDLIQLPCGDTRPNSILGLCIVTSTFGLDSLLIVLSYVLILYTVLGITSGEGRRKALNTCVSHICAVLVYYVPMISVALVHRFVKHAAPAIRLLLANVYLLVPPVLNPIIYSVKTKQIRQGLIQLFLPRKQ; translated from the coding sequence ATGTTCAACAGCAGTAAATTCAACCCCAAATATTTCCTGCTGACTGGTCTCCCTGGTCTGGAGGCCCTGTACCCTTGGTTTATCTTCCCATTCTGCTCCATATATCTCGTGGCATTTGTGGGCAATAGCCTGGTCCTGGCAGTGATCAGGAAAAACACCATTCTGCACCAGCCAATGTACCTTTTCCTAGCTATGCTGGCCTTTGCAGAACTTGGTGTCTCTGCGTCTACCATGCCCACAGTGTTGGGCATCTTCCTTTTTGGTGCCAATGAGATCTGCTTTGAAGCCTGCCTTTTGCAGATGTTCTCCATACATTCATTTTCCATCATGGAGTCTGGAGTTCTGCTGGCCATGTCTGTGGACCGCTTtgtggccatctacaagccactGAGGTACAACGCCATCCTGACCAGATCCCGTATTGCTGCTGCTGGTGCTACACTTGGACTGAAGAGTGTGATACTTATGttcccactgcccttcctcctgAAACGTCTGCCCTTCTGTGGCCACAACgtcctctcccactcctactgCCTTCACTCAGATCTAATCCAGCTGCCCTGCGGAGATACACGTCCCAACAGCATTCTGGGGCTTTGCATTGTTACTTCTACTTTTGGGTTGGACTCGCTTCTCATTGTCCTCTCTTACGTACTGATCCTCTACACGGTGCTGGGCATTACCTCTGGGGAGGGGCGGCGGAAGGCCCTTAACACATGCGTGTCACATATCTGTGCCGTGCTTGTGTACTATGTGCCCATGATCAGCGTGGCTCTCGTGCACCGCTTCGTGAAGCACGCGGCCCCTGCGATCCGTCTACTCCTGGCCAATGTCTACCTTCTGGTGCCTCCTGTGCTCAACCCCATCATCTACAGTGTTAAGACAAAGCAGATTCGCCAGGGGTTAATCCAACTCTTTCTTCCAAGAAAGCAATAA
- the LOC116598136 gene encoding olfactory receptor 51Q1-like, translated as MAEVSNTTRAPFYFILTGIPGFEASHIWISIPFCCLYTISIVGNTTILAVIRTEPCLHQPMYLFLSMLALTDLGLTLTTLPTVMQLLWLNIRKISFEACFVQFFFLHGFSFMESSVLLAMSFDRYVAICRPLHYATILTSKIIGRIALAIICRCILAVLPSLFLLKRLPFCRSHLLTHSYCLHQDMIRLVCADIRVNSWYGFALVLLIIVMDPLLIVLSYTFILKSILGTASWTERFRALNNCLSHILAVLVLYVPMVGVSMTHRFARHASPLVHVIMANIYLLAPPVMNPIIYSVKTKQIRQGINNLLFKRNMCLR; from the coding sequence ATGGCCGAAGTATCTAACACCACCCGAGCCCCCTTCTACTTCATCCTCACGGGCATCCCTGGATTTGAGGCATCTCACATCTGGATCTCCATTCCCTTCTGCTGCCTCTATACCATCTCCATTGTGGGTAACACCACCATTCTCGCTGTCATCCGCACAGAGCCATGCCTCCACCAGCCCATGTACCTATTTCTCTCCATGCTGGCCCTGACTGACCTGGGCCTCACCCTCACCACCCTGCCCACAGTCATGCAGCTCCTCTGGCTCAACATTCGTAAGATCAGCTTTGAAGCTTGCTTTGTGCAGTTCTTCTTCCTCCATGGATTCTCCTTCATGGAATCTTCAGTACTGTTGGCCATGTCCTTtgatcgctatgtggccatctgccgCCCCCTCCATTATGCCACCATCCTCACCAGTAAAATCATTGGCAGGATTGCTTTAGCCATCATTTGCCGCTGCATTCTGGCTGttctcccctcccttttcctaCTCAAGCGCCTGCCCTTCTGCCGCTCCCACCTTCTCACTCACTCCTACTGCCTCCACCAGGATATGATCCGCCTGGTCTGTGCTGACATCCGGGTCAACAGCTGGTATGGATTTGCTCTGGTTTTGCTCATTATAGTGATGGACCCTCTGCTCATTGTGCTCTCCTATACATTCATCTTGAAGAGTATCTTGGGCACAGCCTCCTGGACTGAGCGGTTCCGGGCCCTCAATAACTGTCTATCCCACATTCTGGCTGTTCTGGTCCTTTATGTCCCCATGGTTGGAGTATCTATGACTCATCGATTTGCCAGACATGCCTCTCCACTGGTCCACGTCATCATGGCCAATATCTACCTGCTGGCACCTCCTGTGATGAACCCCATCATTTACAGTGTAAAGACGAAGCAGATCCGCCAGGGAATCAACAACCtccttttcaaaagaaatatgtGTTTGAGATGA